A genomic window from Candidatus Pelagisphaera phototrophica includes:
- a CDS encoding cytosine deaminase codes for MPETFILRNAAIPKSLLANSIGSEGAAREAEILIRDLEISDTLITAIAAPGVINATDGVKVKDLSNRIVLPGFIDSHVHLDKAFTWDRAPNVRGEFWDAIDLLSRDRFNWTTEDLYRRGDFALRCAESHGTVAMRTHLDVGRDFGENSYEAMRALSERWSGRIQLQTVSLCGIELYMEPIGQEIAEKSLNFPKALLGGMPQMGPNLDAELDYFFDLAAELGLGVDLHVDENGLAEAECVRRIAKTILKKDFSLPVTCGHVCSLAIQDESRANSTIDLIKEAGVQIVSLPMCNMYLQDRRVAKDSARATPRWRGVTLLHELETAGVPLACASDNVRDAFYAWGDFDMFEVLVQSIRIAHLDMKLNAATRMVTSGPADIMGLEGMGRVEEGSDARLVVFDSRSFNELLARPAQKRELIGFHSEAKETPDYEELQH; via the coding sequence ATGCCCGAAACTTTCATACTTCGTAACGCAGCAATTCCAAAATCATTGCTTGCCAATTCAATCGGATCTGAAGGGGCGGCCAGGGAAGCTGAGATTTTAATCCGAGACCTGGAAATTTCGGATACACTTATAACAGCGATCGCAGCTCCTGGTGTAATCAATGCAACTGATGGTGTTAAAGTTAAAGATCTGAGTAACAGAATCGTTTTACCAGGATTTATAGATTCTCATGTTCACTTGGACAAAGCATTCACATGGGATCGGGCACCCAACGTCAGGGGAGAATTTTGGGATGCTATCGATTTATTGTCTAGAGATAGATTTAACTGGACAACTGAAGACCTCTACCGCCGAGGAGACTTCGCCCTTAGATGTGCTGAATCCCACGGCACGGTTGCCATGCGAACCCATTTAGATGTCGGGCGAGATTTCGGGGAAAATAGCTACGAAGCCATGAGGGCTTTGAGCGAGCGTTGGTCAGGCCGGATTCAACTACAGACTGTCAGTCTATGTGGCATTGAACTTTACATGGAGCCAATCGGACAAGAAATCGCTGAGAAGTCCCTAAATTTTCCCAAAGCATTGTTGGGCGGGATGCCTCAGATGGGGCCAAATTTGGACGCAGAATTGGATTATTTTTTTGATTTGGCTGCCGAGTTGGGATTAGGCGTTGATTTACATGTCGACGAGAATGGGTTGGCAGAAGCTGAATGCGTCCGGCGCATCGCAAAAACCATCCTGAAAAAAGATTTTTCGCTCCCTGTAACCTGCGGCCATGTTTGCAGCTTAGCCATTCAGGATGAAAGCCGAGCGAATTCGACGATAGACCTTATTAAAGAAGCCGGAGTGCAAATCGTATCCTTGCCGATGTGCAATATGTATTTACAAGATAGGCGGGTAGCAAAGGACTCCGCTCGAGCAACTCCTCGGTGGAGAGGCGTGACTTTGTTGCATGAGCTGGAAACCGCGGGAGTTCCACTAGCCTGTGCAAGTGATAACGTTCGAGACGCCTTTTATGCGTGGGGAGATTTCGATATGTTTGAGGTATTGGTTCAAAGCATCCGCATTGCTCATTTAGACATGAAGCTTAATGCAGCGACTAGAATGGTTACTTCGGGGCCAGCAGATATAATGGGGTTAGAAGGTATGGGACGAGTCGAGGAAGGTTCCGATGCCCGCTTGGTAGTTTTTGACAGTAGAAGTTTTAATGAACTGCTCGCTCGCCCTGCACAGAAAAGAGAATTGATAGGTTTCCACTCTGAAGCGAAAGAGACCCCAGACTACGAGGAGCTCCAGCACTAG
- a CDS encoding DUF2165 family protein, with translation MQIIRLTKIALVFSVALLLFLIVLNNITDYGSNLLFVENVLGMTTVFEGNQLMWRSIDSPLVHTIFYATIILWEGAAMVFCFIGGYKLLSRLKAPQAEFAEGKSLAIAGLVLSMLQWFVAFITIGGEWFTMWQSEIWNGQDAAFRMFACFGIILIFVYLPEFGENSRGLSEEENTN, from the coding sequence ATGCAAATTATAAGATTAACAAAAATCGCTCTGGTTTTTTCTGTAGCGTTACTACTTTTTCTGATCGTTCTCAATAATATCACTGACTACGGCTCAAACCTTCTCTTCGTCGAGAACGTATTGGGAATGACCACCGTATTTGAGGGGAACCAGTTGATGTGGCGTTCCATCGACAGTCCTCTCGTCCACACGATTTTTTATGCGACAATCATATTATGGGAAGGGGCAGCTATGGTCTTTTGCTTCATCGGGGGATATAAACTTTTGAGCCGATTAAAAGCTCCGCAAGCAGAATTCGCAGAAGGAAAGTCACTCGCTATTGCTGGCCTTGTGCTTAGTATGCTTCAATGGTTCGTAGCGTTTATTACAATTGGAGGTGAGTGGTTCACCATGTGGCAATCTGAAATATGGAACGGTCAAGATGCAGCTTTTCGCATGTTCGCTTGCTTCGGAATCATCCTTATATTCGTTTATTTGCCCGAGTTCGGCGAAAATTCGCGGGGACTTTCGGAGGAAGAAAACACCAATTGA
- a CDS encoding FAD-binding oxidoreductase, translated as MATFLLVHQGMTSKPIYLPTITPEIVSTLQSIVPKERIFTGSKTEKFSKDFYWYSPILKRLLEDRRAEVAIRIDTREELRDITALFFSKDVPVVIRGGGSGNYGQLIPLYGGAVLDLSGMSKIFSVDGVVRAEAGATLRAIEFEARKAGWELRCMPSTWAISSIGGFFCGGSGGIGSILHGGISSGDNVKSVTIMTMESEPKFIKFEEKDAIKALHTYGTTGIMVEVEMRLGKAFNWEQLIFVHDNWHELLEWTYSVATDDKIVKRLVTVFEAEICSYFKPLKKFLPEEKMATFLMVDEPAVEALLESAKAAGIAHVYSRPFGNPPKPPFITDYTWNHTTLWAIKADPSITYLQCGFGENFSENLDKLKNKYGDEFLLHLELTLGNAKFEAGKPGVTVGGIPLIKFTTEERLNEIIDFCKSIGVGIANPHTYKLEEGGVHPDIVEKRALKDAVDPKALLNPGKMISYHKNPFEAQPA; from the coding sequence ATGGCAACATTCCTGCTGGTTCACCAGGGAATGACCTCAAAACCAATTTATTTACCAACAATCACACCCGAAATAGTTTCTACACTTCAATCGATCGTACCAAAGGAGCGGATTTTCACGGGCAGCAAAACGGAAAAGTTTTCGAAAGACTTCTATTGGTATTCCCCAATTTTGAAGCGTTTGCTTGAAGATAGGCGGGCTGAGGTTGCAATCCGAATCGATACAAGAGAAGAGCTTAGAGACATTACAGCATTGTTTTTTTCAAAGGATGTTCCTGTTGTGATTCGGGGTGGTGGGTCCGGCAACTATGGTCAGCTCATCCCACTGTATGGTGGAGCAGTGCTAGACCTTTCTGGCATGTCAAAAATTTTTAGTGTTGATGGGGTGGTGCGTGCCGAGGCTGGTGCGACACTGCGAGCAATCGAGTTCGAAGCAAGAAAAGCCGGTTGGGAGTTAAGATGTATGCCGTCTACGTGGGCTATCAGTTCAATTGGAGGATTTTTTTGCGGAGGTTCTGGCGGAATTGGCTCGATTTTACACGGCGGTATCTCCTCAGGTGACAACGTGAAGTCCGTCACTATTATGACGATGGAGTCGGAACCGAAATTTATAAAATTCGAGGAAAAAGATGCGATAAAGGCCCTACATACCTACGGGACAACGGGGATTATGGTCGAGGTTGAAATGCGACTCGGAAAGGCCTTCAATTGGGAACAATTGATTTTCGTCCATGACAACTGGCACGAGCTTCTGGAATGGACATACTCGGTCGCGACTGACGATAAGATCGTCAAAAGATTAGTCACAGTGTTCGAAGCTGAGATTTGCAGCTACTTCAAGCCATTGAAAAAATTCCTGCCCGAGGAAAAAATGGCTACTTTCCTGATGGTCGATGAGCCTGCCGTCGAAGCTCTTTTAGAATCCGCTAAAGCTGCCGGCATTGCACACGTATATTCTCGCCCTTTTGGTAATCCTCCTAAACCACCCTTCATCACAGACTACACATGGAACCATACGACTCTTTGGGCTATAAAAGCGGACCCGTCTATTACATATTTGCAGTGCGGCTTCGGGGAAAATTTTAGCGAGAATTTAGATAAGCTTAAAAATAAGTACGGAGATGAATTTTTACTACATCTCGAATTAACATTAGGAAACGCAAAGTTCGAAGCGGGTAAACCTGGAGTAACAGTCGGAGGCATACCGCTAATAAAATTCACAACAGAAGAGAGGTTGAACGAAATAATAGATTTCTGTAAATCGATCGGCGTAGGCATAGCGAATCCACACACCTACAAGTTAGAAGAAGGCGGGGTTCACCCTGACATAGTGGAGAAAAGGGCTCTGAAGGACGCTGTTGACCCGAAGGCTCTATTAAATCCAGGCAAAATGATTAGTTATCATAAAAATCCTTTCGAAGCTCAACCTGCATAG
- a CDS encoding amidohydrolase family protein, with the protein MAKGSAEPLDGYIQISKEGLIIDIVEGEPSETLGGTLIDARGKIILPGFVSGHNHLWQSAFRGLASDQELYGWLNSLHWTFGDFFQDGDMYNFTLYGALDQLANGITTTLNHSQNVAPTYDQYLEQFEAEMAAGQHFIFSYVLDENEPSAAIRKSKLLSLIDDTSRRPGPHACLGFGLHGTGIYRDMDFHREEVNLAKELDLDMQIHYLEEKAESFRNGQKKFELMAEKGGLWDGLVYAHFIHVTDKILETSAKAGAKMIWNPLSNGRLASGLADIPRYLSAGLEIGMGVDGSASGDVCDPFQNMRMGMYALRMKDSNAAVMSSIDILRMHTLKTAQVLEVDDRVGSLELGKFADFLIIQPGSPVFDPYSTVVLATSANDIESVWVRGQKIVENRRFPNHDMGAIKNEVARRVARIVSDQTGNN; encoded by the coding sequence ATGGCAAAAGGCTCTGCTGAGCCTTTAGATGGTTACATTCAAATTTCAAAAGAAGGCCTAATTATTGATATAGTCGAAGGCGAACCCTCTGAAACGCTAGGTGGGACTCTAATTGATGCCCGCGGTAAAATTATTCTGCCTGGATTTGTTTCTGGTCACAACCACCTTTGGCAAAGTGCTTTCCGTGGATTGGCAAGTGATCAAGAGCTCTACGGATGGCTCAATTCCTTGCACTGGACCTTTGGGGATTTCTTTCAAGATGGAGACATGTATAATTTCACCCTATACGGTGCACTTGATCAGCTTGCCAACGGCATTACCACTACTCTGAACCATTCACAAAATGTGGCACCCACTTATGATCAATATCTTGAACAGTTTGAGGCAGAGATGGCCGCCGGCCAGCACTTCATTTTTTCTTATGTACTTGACGAGAATGAGCCGAGCGCAGCGATCCGAAAATCGAAATTGCTCTCCCTGATAGATGATACTTCTAGGCGCCCTGGCCCTCATGCCTGCTTGGGTTTTGGATTACATGGGACTGGTATTTATCGTGATATGGACTTTCATCGCGAAGAAGTTAATTTGGCAAAGGAACTCGATTTAGATATGCAGATCCACTATCTGGAGGAGAAAGCTGAATCTTTTAGGAATGGGCAGAAAAAGTTCGAGTTAATGGCTGAGAAGGGCGGGCTCTGGGATGGCCTTGTTTACGCCCACTTTATACATGTCACAGATAAAATTTTGGAAACTTCAGCGAAAGCAGGTGCGAAAATGATATGGAATCCCCTCTCGAATGGTCGATTAGCATCAGGGTTGGCTGATATTCCAAGATATCTTTCCGCAGGTCTTGAAATTGGTATGGGAGTCGACGGAAGTGCAAGTGGTGACGTTTGCGACCCTTTTCAAAATATGAGAATGGGGATGTACGCGTTGCGAATGAAAGACTCTAACGCAGCTGTTATGTCATCCATTGATATTTTGCGAATGCACACCCTAAAAACTGCACAGGTCCTCGAGGTTGATGATCGAGTCGGCAGCCTAGAATTGGGCAAATTTGCAGACTTTCTCATAATTCAGCCAGGCTCTCCTGTTTTCGACCCCTACTCGACAGTCGTATTGGCAACAAGTGCTAACGATATAGAAAGCGTTTGGGTGCGAGGCCAAAAAATAGTAGAAAACAGAAGGTTCCCAAATCACGATATGGGGGCAATCAAAAATGAGGTTGCTCGACGAGTTGCTCGCATAGTTTCGGATCAAACTGGCAATAATTAA
- a CDS encoding creatininase family protein, giving the protein MANKRFLAHMTWPEVKAIDKSKALAVLPVGATEQHGHHLPIYTDTIISSGVLERAMDRLPEVAPAYLLPPITISKSNEHRGFPGTIWVGAKTLYDMLFEIGRSVHESGFRKLCFFNGHGGNVGVLHSVTRDIRDEFGMTTFFGSASSYVNGVDLPPSVDSREKDYGIHASFTETALVKALEPELVKDELAKPCFPDYPTTGIGLTGKVYAQWKTEDWSSTGVFGDPTGVTDEIAAEYLELAVEGTVKFLQDMIDFEYAKPPTEDGL; this is encoded by the coding sequence ATGGCAAACAAGCGCTTTTTAGCTCACATGACCTGGCCGGAAGTTAAGGCTATAGATAAATCTAAAGCCCTAGCAGTGCTTCCAGTTGGAGCAACCGAGCAGCACGGTCACCACCTACCAATATATACCGATACAATAATCAGCTCAGGGGTACTTGAAAGGGCTATGGATCGACTTCCTGAAGTCGCGCCTGCCTATCTCTTGCCGCCGATTACGATTAGTAAAAGTAATGAACACCGTGGTTTTCCGGGCACAATTTGGGTCGGAGCAAAGACGCTATATGACATGCTTTTCGAAATCGGCCGAAGCGTGCACGAATCCGGTTTTCGCAAACTTTGCTTTTTTAATGGTCATGGCGGAAATGTAGGTGTCTTACATTCAGTGACAAGGGATATCCGAGATGAATTTGGGATGACTACATTCTTCGGTTCGGCGAGTTCTTATGTTAACGGGGTAGATCTTCCCCCCAGCGTGGATTCGAGAGAAAAAGATTATGGAATACATGCTAGTTTTACAGAGACGGCTCTAGTAAAAGCACTGGAACCTGAACTAGTTAAAGACGAGTTAGCAAAACCTTGCTTCCCTGACTACCCGACTACCGGAATCGGTTTGACTGGAAAAGTCTATGCACAATGGAAAACAGAAGATTGGTCTTCGACAGGAGTATTTGGGGATCCAACCGGCGTGACTGATGAGATTGCGGCTGAGTACCTGGAGCTAGCAGTAGAAGGCACTGTGAAGTTCCTTCAGGATATGATCGACTTCGAATATGCCAAGCCTCCCACCGAGGATGGCCTTTAA
- a CDS encoding RidA family protein produces the protein MPKFINPDNIPSPFANYSHAVEIPTKSRILFCSGQLSVSLNESIPEDAESQTVLIFENIKAVLKETNMTLANVVRINTFVTSREHLKPFMKVRDGLFKSPGPASTLIIVSGFSREEFLVEIEVVAAATD, from the coding sequence ATGCCCAAATTTATTAATCCCGATAACATTCCATCTCCGTTCGCTAACTACAGCCACGCGGTAGAAATTCCAACAAAGTCCCGAATTCTTTTTTGCTCAGGGCAATTGAGCGTTTCACTAAATGAATCAATTCCTGAAGACGCTGAAAGCCAAACAGTACTCATTTTCGAAAACATAAAGGCTGTACTCAAGGAAACAAATATGACATTAGCCAACGTCGTACGCATAAATACTTTTGTAACTAGCAGAGAGCACTTAAAGCCTTTTATGAAAGTTAGAGATGGATTATTTAAATCCCCAGGTCCCGCTTCGACTTTAATTATTGTGTCTGGATTCTCGCGGGAGGAATTTTTGGTAGAAATTGAAGTGGTTGCTGCCGCAACAGACTAG
- a CDS encoding ABC transporter substrate-binding protein, which produces MPESASDQRSPIPVVVQFDWIFNAQFAGFYQGIEQGFFLDQGLRLELRGGVTTANTVSATVEVPGLSIGSTESNVLIAEVAEGADVVALGTMFQDSPMGWMYIKGGNISKFSDLADRRIGIHSDGARVIELLLREAGADTSELDTFKASHDPQPLLDGKLDALQCYYIDEFVKLQKMVGDRAGIFLARDHGYKAYSQVMFTERKTALAKSSNLRGFLKAAKLGWAYAFDNPEETIDLILEKYNPSLDRDYQLRSLAKIRELMEPESGSLFRPMSPDLLENGQSRLLEHGLISDSISIKDLLSQQFLPHD; this is translated from the coding sequence ATGCCTGAGTCAGCATCTGATCAGAGATCTCCGATCCCAGTAGTGGTTCAGTTTGATTGGATTTTTAATGCCCAGTTTGCTGGATTTTATCAAGGAATTGAACAAGGCTTTTTTCTCGATCAGGGTCTTCGACTCGAACTACGAGGAGGCGTTACCACCGCAAATACGGTTTCGGCAACAGTTGAGGTTCCAGGCCTCAGTATTGGTTCCACAGAAAGCAATGTTTTAATTGCTGAAGTTGCCGAGGGAGCGGATGTAGTTGCTCTAGGAACAATGTTTCAGGATAGCCCGATGGGTTGGATGTACATCAAAGGAGGAAACATTAGTAAATTTTCGGATCTTGCGGATCGGCGAATAGGAATCCATTCTGATGGTGCTAGAGTGATTGAGCTTCTTTTACGGGAAGCCGGTGCGGACACCTCCGAACTTGACACGTTTAAGGCATCCCACGACCCCCAGCCGTTGTTAGACGGGAAGCTCGACGCCCTTCAATGTTATTACATCGATGAATTTGTAAAGCTGCAGAAAATGGTCGGAGACAGGGCTGGAATATTTTTGGCACGAGATCATGGCTATAAAGCTTACTCGCAGGTCATGTTTACTGAACGGAAGACGGCTTTGGCGAAATCCTCAAACCTCCGCGGATTTCTGAAAGCAGCTAAGCTTGGATGGGCTTACGCCTTTGATAATCCAGAGGAGACGATCGACTTGATTTTGGAGAAATACAATCCATCACTAGATCGCGATTACCAACTTCGCTCATTGGCAAAGATTAGAGAGCTAATGGAGCCTGAATCCGGCTCACTTTTTCGCCCCATGAGCCCAGACCTTCTAGAAAACGGGCAATCAAGACTTTTAGAGCATGGATTGATATCAGACTCGATTTCAATAAAAGATCTTTTGAGCCAGCAATTTCTTCCGCATGACTAA